TCGATTTGACCGCGTGGGTGACGCAGAGCAATTACACACGCGTGTTTGCGCAGACGGCGTTCAAGAGTGGTCGTGAGCATGAAGACATGATCGCTGTGACGGGCCGGCTTGATTCGGGTGCCGTCGTGAGTCACCTCGTCAACTGGCTGAGCCCGATGAAAGAACGCGTCACTGTCGTCACGGGGGAGAAGGGCGCGTTCGTCGCTGACACCGCCACCGGCGACCTCACGTTCTACGCCAATGGCACGATCCCACTCGAATGGGAGTCTGTCAGTGCGTTCCGCGGTGTTTCCGAGGGCGACGTCACGCGGTACGCGTTTGCCAAGCGCGAGCCGCTCCGGGTTGAGCACGAGGCCTTTCGCGATGCGGTGCTCGGCAGGCCGAGCGACGTCGTCACGATGCAGCAGGGCCTGCGCGCGCTTGAGGTCGTTGAAGCCACGCTCGAATCAGCGCGCACGGGCGAGGCCGTCACTCCCTGACATATGCGGATCACTATTGTCTCGCGCATCTTCGCTCCTGAACCGGGAGCCGCGTCACTGAGGTTGAAGAGCCTCGTCGAAGCTCTTGGCCAGGCGGGTGCGCGCGTTGACGTTCTCACAACGGCACCACCGAAGACCGTCGGCGCGCCTGCGGATATTTCTGCTCGTGTCTCCCGCTGGCCTGTGCTGCGCGACAAGAGCGGTTACGTCAGGGGCTACCTGCAGTACATGAGCTTTGACATTCCCGCGTTCTTTCGCGTGCTGTTTCACACGAAGCTCGATGCTCTCGTTGTGGAACCGCCGCCGACAACCGGATTCTTCGTTCGACTTGCCGCCGCGCTGCGACGTGCCCCGTACATCTACTTCGCTGCAGATATCTGGTCGGATGCCGCCGGATCCACGGGCGCCGCATCGTGGATCGTCTCCGGAGTGCGCACACTCGAGAAGTTCGCGTTGTCTGGAGCGGCTCACGTCATCGCCGTGTCTGACGCCGTCGCCGACCGCGTCAAGGCTCTCGCTCCGTCCGCCGCCGTCACCGTCGTCGGTCATGGCGTAGACACGCGCCTCTTCACACCGAACGGCGAGGTTCCACCCGAGCCCGCTGACATCGTCTACGTTGGTACGGCCAGCGAATGGCATGGCGCACGCGTCGGGCTGGAGGCCGTCATCTCGGTTCTCAGCGCGAACCCTCAAGCAACCGCGGCGTTCATCGGCCAAGGGAGCGAATGGCCAGAACTGAGGCGTATCGCCGAACGCTCGAGC
The Paramicrobacterium chengjingii DNA segment above includes these coding regions:
- a CDS encoding glycosyltransferase family 4 protein yields the protein MRITIVSRIFAPEPGAASLRLKSLVEALGQAGARVDVLTTAPPKTVGAPADISARVSRWPVLRDKSGYVRGYLQYMSFDIPAFFRVLFHTKLDALVVEPPPTTGFFVRLAAALRRAPYIYFAADIWSDAAGSTGAASWIVSGVRTLEKFALSGAAHVIAVSDAVADRVKALAPSAAVTVVGHGVDTRLFTPNGEVPPEPADIVYVGTASEWHGARVGLEAVISVLSANPQATAAFIGQGSEWPELRRIAERSSVASRVRFLSTVPPEEAAMWLRAARASIATLKPGLGYDFAVPTKIYSSLASGTPVAYAGPDPVRTMVSENGLGVATEYNASLLAEQLAQLIDGRREFDSESLRAWTQDNVSATAIAGRAAVAIAECVRHDD